The genomic DNA ACATGTCGATTCCGCGCGCGATGCCCTCCACGAGGTTCGTCGGAAAGCCGACGCCCATAAGATAACGCGGCTTGTCCTGCGGCATATGCGGCGAGAGCGCGTCAAGGACGCGGTACATCTCCGCGTGGCTCTCGCCGACGGAGAGGCCACCGATACCGTAGCCGGGGAAGCCGATCTCTTCCAGCCGTTCGATACACTCAATGCGCTGGCTCTCGTAGAGTGCCCCCTGGACGATGCCAAAGAGCGCCTGATCCGGGCGGCTGTGATATTCGCGGCAGCGCCCCGCCCAGCGTATCGTGCGTTCCATCGCCTCGTGCGAATATTCGGGCGTCGTCGGCAAAGAGACACATTCGTCAAAGGCCATCGCGATATCGCTGCCGAGCTTCTGCTGTATCGCCATCGAATCCTCGGGACGCATAAAGTGCCGGCTGCCGTCGATATGCGAACGGAACTCGACGCCGTCCTCTTTTATCTTATTTATATTGGCGAGCGAAAAGACTTGAAAACCGCCGCTGTCCGTCAGGATCGGATGATCCCAGCCCATAAAGCGGTGCAGCCCGCCCGCCTCTTCGACGATATCCTCGCCAGGACGCATATGGAGATGATAGGTATTGCCGAGAATTATCTGCGCGCCCAGCCCCTCCAGCTCGGGCGGCGTCATCGCCTTGACGGTGGCCTGCGTCCCCACCGGCATAAAGACCGGCGTCTTTATCACTCCGTGCGGCGTCGTAAACTCCCCGGCGCGCGCGCCGGTCTCCGGACACTGCGCCGTCAGCTTATATTCAAACATCCTATCTACCTGCCCCATCCGAATATTCTTTCGCCGTTCTCCTTAACCGCCAACGCGAACTCCTCAAGCGGAAGCCCCATGAGCATCGAAAGATACTCATAGACCGAACGTACATGCCACGGCTCGTTCTGCCTGCCGCGGAAGCCCTGCGGCGCGAGATAGGGCGAATCTGTCTCGCAGAGGATGCGGTCCAGCGGCACCGTCATCGCGATCTCGCGCAGCGCCTGGTTCTTCGGGTAGGTGACGGGACCGGCGAAGGAGATGTAAAAGCCGAGCTCGAGCGCCGCCTTCGCGTCCTCCGCGCGGCCGGAGAAACAGTGAATGACGCCGCCTACCGCATCTGCTCCCTGCTCGCGGAGCATCGCGTATACCTCGTCGTTGGCGTCGCCCTCCGCCCTGTTCTGCGCGTCGCGCACATGGATGACAATCGGTTTGCCGATCCTCTTCGCAAGCTCTATCTGCTCGGAAAATACGCGGCGCTGTATCTCGCGCGGCGAATGGTCGTAAAAATAATCAAGGCCTATCTCTCCGACGGCGCAGACCCGCTTGTCCGCGGCAATCGCCTCAAGCTCCGCGATATAAGAGGGGGAGACATTCTCCGCCTCGTGCGGATGTACGCCGGCAAGCGCGTATATCTCCGGCGAATCCGTCTGCGAGGAGGCAAGCGCCGCCGCCTCGCGGCTCGTCGCGACGTCCGCGGAGGCGAACACCATGCGCCGCACATCGTTATCGGCGGCGTGCGTAAAAACCTCCGCCAGACCGTCGGGGTAGTATTCTCTATTCAAATGACAATGCGTATCCACCAAAAACATCATAAATTCCTCTCAAAGCAAAAGATAAACCACAGCCCGACTATTATACAATAAAAGAGGGAGCTGCCGCTGCGCCTTCGGCAGATCGCGGCACGGGTACAAAAAACTTCGCCGCCTGTTTTTACACCATTTTAACAATACAAGACCGCCGCGCCGGCATCCCGCATACAGGCGCCGCCAAAGGGGCGCGCCACGCGGCAGCCCCGTTACACAACTTTTACCATTCAGAGGCAGAGGGCTTTACATTCTATTTATATAATCCAAACAGTAAAATCAGCTTTTAGGGAGGGTGTCTATGAACAAGGTCTATGTGCTCGACACGAATGTGATGATCCAGTCGCCGCTGGCTCTCCTGTCTTTTGAAGAGAACGACGTGGTGCTGCCGATCGTCTGTCTGGAGGAGCTCGACAGGCTCAAAAGCGACGAGGGAGAACGCGGGGCCAACGCGCGGGAGACCATCCGCATCCTCGAAAAGCTGCGGCTCACGGGCAACCTGCTCGCGGGCGTGAAGCTGCCTGACGGGGGAACTCTGCGGGTGGAGGCCAATTTTGTAAATGTCACGCTCCCCGAGGGACTTCCCGAGGTAAAAAACGACAACCGCATCCTAAAGATATGCAAGGGGCTCGCGGACGGCGGAGAGCGAATCATCCTCGTCAGCAAAGATATCCTCGTGCGGCTCAAGGCGCAGATGATGGGGCTCACGGCGGAGGACTTCACCACCGAACAGTCCCCCAGACTTACCGAACAGTACACGGGACGCGCGGTAGTTTATACCGCCGACGAAAACATGAGCGGCTTCAAGAAAAAGGGGCTCCCCGTCGAAGAGGTCTACCTTATAAGAGGAGATGAGAAAACGCCCTTCCTTCCGGTGGTAAATCAGTTTGTGATCATACGCTCCGAACTCTCGGATAAAAAGACTCTGCTCGGACGCTTCAACGGAAAGTGCATCGTGCCGCTGGAGAGCCTGAAAAAAGAGCCCTTCGGCATCAAGCCGAAGAACGTCGGGCAGCGCTTCATGCAGGAGGCGCTGATGCAGGACGCCGAGACCGCGCCGCTCGTGATAATAAAGGGCCCCGCGGGGATGGCGAAGACCTTCTATTCTCTCGCGGTGGGGCTGGAAAAGATCATGAACGGCCCGGAGAGGGAGTACCGCCGGATACTGGTCACGCGCCCCAACGTGCAGTTCGATTCCGATATCGGCTTCCTGCCGGGCAGCGAGCAGGAGAAAATCGCCCCCTTCCTGCGCCCCGTCATCGACAACCTCAAGGTGCTCGTCGACCGCGACGAGAAAGAGCGTTACAAAGACGAATATGAGCTCGCGGGCAAAATAGAGGAACTTTTCGCGCGCGACTATATCGCCACAGAGGCGCTCAACTTCGTGCGCGGACGCACCATCACCAAAACATACCTGATAATCGACGAGGCGCAGAATCTCACGCCCAAACAGGCGAAGGGCATCATTACGCGCGTCGGCAAAGGCACAAAAATCGTCATGGTCGGCGACCCGGAGCAGATAGACCATCCCTTCCTCGACGAACGCACAAACGGCCTCTCCTACGCCAGCGAGAGGATGAAGGGCAGTTCCCTCTGCTTCCAGCTGTCGATGGAGCCCGACGAATGCGAACGCTCGCCGCTGGCCTTCGACGCCGCCTCCCGTATGTAAAAACGAATTAAAACCATACGAAAGCGGCAAACCCCAAACAGCGCCGCCATAAAACTCCCGCCGCCGGTTCCCACGACGGCGGCTTTACCTGCGGTTGGCAATCCGTCAGGGCAGCCTCACCACCTGACGCCATAACTTTCCGCATACCTTCTGAGATACCTTCCCGTTAAACTCACCTCGCTGCCGCATATATCCCTCGCGCCGCCCGAGGCGATGATCCGTCCGCCCTCCTCCCCGCCGCCGGGGCCCATATCGACGATAAAATCCGCGTTGGCGATCATATCAAGGTCATGTTCAATGACCACGACCGTGCCCCCCGCCCCGATCAGCCGGTCAAATATCTGCAGGAGTCTGCGGATGTCCTGCGGGTGAAGCCCCGTCGTCGGCTCGTCAAAGACGAAAAGAGTCCCCCGCTGGTCACGCCCCAGCTCCGATACGAGCTTCATCCGCTGTGCCTCGCCGCCGGAGAGCGCGGAGGTCGCCTCTCCCAGCTTCAGATAACCGAGGCCAAGCCCCTCGAGCGACTCCAGCTTTTCGCGGATGAGGCCGTTATCTTTGAATACCCCGCAGGCCTCGTCCACGGAGAGGTCGAGCACATCGGCGACGCTCATCCCCTGCCACCTGACCTCAAGCGTCTCCGGCGAATACCTCCGGCCGCCGCAGTCGGGACAGACCAGATCCATATCGGGCAGATACTGGA from Cloacibacillus sp. includes the following:
- the tgt gene encoding tRNA guanosine(34) transglycosylase Tgt is translated as MFEYKLTAQCPETGARAGEFTTPHGVIKTPVFMPVGTQATVKAMTPPELEGLGAQIILGNTYHLHMRPGEDIVEEAGGLHRFMGWDHPILTDSGGFQVFSLANINKIKEDGVEFRSHIDGSRHFMRPEDSMAIQQKLGSDIAMAFDECVSLPTTPEYSHEAMERTIRWAGRCREYHSRPDQALFGIVQGALYESQRIECIERLEEIGFPGYGIGGLSVGESHAEMYRVLDALSPHMPQDKPRYLMGVGFPTNLVEGIARGIDMFDCVLPTRNGRNGQLLTSFGKMNIKNLAFARDYTPVDPNCGCYVCRNFTRAYLRHLYTAGEILAARLCSWHNLYFLVNLVNGARQAIIEGRFPAFRRNFMENFMEGAYLNE
- a CDS encoding TatD family hydrolase → MMFLVDTHCHLNREYYPDGLAEVFTHAADNDVRRMVFASADVATSREAAALASSQTDSPEIYALAGVHPHEAENVSPSYIAELEAIAADKRVCAVGEIGLDYFYDHSPREIQRRVFSEQIELAKRIGKPIVIHVRDAQNRAEGDANDEVYAMLREQGADAVGGVIHCFSGRAEDAKAALELGFYISFAGPVTYPKNQALREIAMTVPLDRILCETDSPYLAPQGFRGRQNEPWHVRSVYEYLSMLMGLPLEEFALAVKENGERIFGWGR
- a CDS encoding PhoH family protein translates to MNKVYVLDTNVMIQSPLALLSFEENDVVLPIVCLEELDRLKSDEGERGANARETIRILEKLRLTGNLLAGVKLPDGGTLRVEANFVNVTLPEGLPEVKNDNRILKICKGLADGGERIILVSKDILVRLKAQMMGLTAEDFTTEQSPRLTEQYTGRAVVYTADENMSGFKKKGLPVEEVYLIRGDEKTPFLPVVNQFVIIRSELSDKKTLLGRFNGKCIVPLESLKKEPFGIKPKNVGQRFMQEALMQDAETAPLVIIKGPAGMAKTFYSLAVGLEKIMNGPEREYRRILVTRPNVQFDSDIGFLPGSEQEKIAPFLRPVIDNLKVLVDRDEKERYKDEYELAGKIEELFARDYIATEALNFVRGRTITKTYLIIDEAQNLTPKQAKGIITRVGKGTKIVMVGDPEQIDHPFLDERTNGLSYASERMKGSSLCFQLSMEPDECERSPLAFDAASRM